One genomic segment of Methanothermococcus okinawensis IH1 includes these proteins:
- a CDS encoding methanogenesis marker 7 protein — protein MYEIIRYEGGVYKNNILKEWIEDVGGFIIQEHVMQLDVYMTIALPQNEIENFKIESKKYKGKVVETPLAGTEIAIVAPSLSRHHLPHTACDISEFVRRFGAKPNMIGLSHGAGKDISLIKEKEKRLIEEHDIAVYVMGNFESCLLDKTHLFEVDIPVVITGGPETLGIPYPYVGNLGRRAHRLRHSEERQALKKMVNEITRLIDRKREELSYDPPIIPPVVLKDELEKQVDEIFNILSPMPIVTQLDGLRIKLNYDTYHEKIENVKVGKYLLKDIAYISKSEMKDYILVKIKPTSEVIEN, from the coding sequence ATGTATGAAATTATTAGATACGAAGGTGGAGTTTATAAAAATAATATACTTAAAGAATGGATTGAGGATGTGGGAGGATTTATAATACAGGAACATGTTATGCAGTTGGATGTATATATGACAATTGCATTGCCACAAAATGAAATAGAAAACTTTAAAATAGAATCCAAAAAGTATAAGGGAAAGGTCGTTGAAACTCCTCTCGCTGGAACAGAAATTGCAATAGTAGCTCCTAGTTTATCGAGACATCATTTACCACATACGGCATGTGATATTTCAGAGTTCGTCAGAAGGTTTGGAGCAAAACCAAATATGATAGGATTATCTCATGGTGCAGGAAAAGATATTAGTTTAATAAAAGAAAAAGAAAAAAGATTAATTGAAGAACATGACATTGCTGTTTATGTCATGGGAAATTTTGAAAGTTGTTTATTGGATAAAACCCACTTATTTGAGGTGGATATTCCTGTTGTAATAACGGGAGGTCCTGAAACATTGGGTATACCTTATCCATATGTGGGGAACTTAGGAAGAAGAGCTCATAGGTTAAGACATAGTGAAGAGAGACAGGCATTAAAAAAGATGGTGAATGAAATTACAAGATTGATAGATAGAAAAAGAGAGGAGCTCTCCTATGACCCACCCATAATACCACCTGTTGTGTTGAAGGATGAGTTGGAAAAACAAGTTGATGAAATATTTAATATACTTTCTCCAATGCCTATTGTAACCCAATTAGATGGTCTAAGAATAAAACTAAATTACGATACATATCATGAAAAAATAGAAAATGTTAAAGTTGGAAAATACCTATTAAAAGATATAGCCTATATCTCGAAATCTGAAATGAAAGATTATATACTGGTTAAAATAAAACCTACCTCTGAGGTTATAGAAAATTAA
- a CDS encoding CBS domain-containing protein, whose amino-acid sequence MTPKEELILISPETSASESQKIMAKNDIGRLLVVDSNGNLMGIVTKGDIVKTYLVYGEKTSKIQECSRITNFYFYDRDKNSKLKKLTDDLIVLLGAKDYVVSEKDYYIEILTKDWEPLAKIMKKDDCIDHISLTTKSINILQMNIIDKILKTMDKYDFEEIIMVDHITLIDERSAIQRIITDVTSFRDSKKTFGTITVRSDF is encoded by the coding sequence ATGACTCCAAAAGAGGAGCTCATATTAATATCTCCTGAAACTTCTGCATCAGAATCTCAAAAAATAATGGCTAAAAATGACATTGGAAGGCTTTTAGTAGTGGATAGCAATGGAAATCTTATGGGTATTGTAACCAAGGGGGATATTGTAAAAACATACTTAGTATATGGGGAGAAAACTTCAAAAATCCAAGAATGTTCAAGAATAACAAATTTTTATTTTTATGACAGAGATAAGAACTCAAAATTAAAAAAACTTACAGATGATTTAATAGTGCTGCTTGGTGCAAAGGATTATGTTGTATCTGAAAAAGACTATTATATAGAGATACTAACGAAAGATTGGGAACCTCTGGCTAAAATAATGAAAAAAGATGATTGTATAGACCATATCTCTCTAACAACCAAATCAATAAATATCCTTCAAATGAATATCATTGATAAAATTTTAAAAACCATGGATAAATACGACTTCGAAGAAATTATAATGGTGGATCATATAACACTTATTGATGAGAGGTCAGCAATTCAAAGAATTATAACTGATGTAACATCATTTAGGGATAGTAAAAAGACTTTTGGAACTATTACTGTTCGTTCTGATTTCTAA
- a CDS encoding CBS domain-containing protein codes for MLFKKLSTVERVYNIGLEQNSLSHIFDNINIFVKEAEEDLIKLYDLRILEKIPVKDIMTKNIITISKNDNITKLKDFIEKYRHMGYPVVDENGKLVGVVTFKDLEKKNKKPLRI; via the coding sequence ATGTTGTTTAAGAAACTTTCAACAGTAGAAAGAGTATATAATATCGGATTGGAGCAGAATTCACTATCCCACATATTTGACAATATTAATATCTTTGTAAAAGAAGCAGAAGAGGACTTAATAAAACTTTATGATTTAAGAATTTTAGAAAAGATACCTGTAAAGGACATTATGACTAAAAATATTATTACAATCAGTAAAAATGACAATATAACTAAATTAAAAGATTTTATTGAGAAATATAGACATATGGGATATCCTGTTGTAGATGAAAATGGAAAATTGGTAGGTGTTGTTACATTTAAAGATTTAGAAAAGAAAAACAAAAAACCATTAAGGATATAA
- a CDS encoding MetS family NSS transporter small subunit, whose product MNISAIVMFLFGAITLWGGSAYFLWKSLKKQ is encoded by the coding sequence ATGAATATCTCTGCAATAGTGATGTTCCTATTTGGTGCAATAACGCTGTGGGGAGGTTCAGCATATTTTTTATGGAAATCCCTAAAAAAGCAATAA